A single window of Anaerolineae bacterium DNA harbors:
- a CDS encoding TRAM domain-containing protein has translation MSVEFIFRLLGFVGFGVAGVYGGIRLGHLIGGDKVTYAILFALLGALFGLIMTPYFTTRPLGWARRWLGRLSPQTLFAGLSGLAVGLFIAILVSFPLSRLPAPFSNWLPFVVAVVFAYLGVAVFVMRQNDLFWVIRWVVRPESEAAGEGGQRMILLDTSVIIDGRVADIARTGFLSGVLVIPRFVLQELQHIADSPDPLRRQRGRRGMDILNELMQDPNIPVRITDMDVRDVRDVDDKLLILARQLKAAVLTNDYNLNRIAELQGVQVLNINELANAVKAVYLPGESLTVEVIQPGKEPDQGVAYLEDGTMIVVEQGEPYIGQEIEVVVTKALQTAAGRMLFARPKEEHR, from the coding sequence ATGAGTGTTGAATTTATCTTTCGTCTTTTGGGCTTCGTAGGTTTCGGTGTGGCCGGTGTGTATGGCGGCATTCGTTTGGGCCATTTGATCGGGGGAGACAAGGTCACTTATGCCATTTTGTTTGCCCTGCTGGGCGCTTTGTTTGGTTTGATCATGACACCTTATTTCACCACTCGCCCGTTAGGGTGGGCTCGGCGTTGGTTGGGGCGCCTTTCGCCGCAGACCCTTTTTGCCGGGCTGTCTGGTTTGGCCGTGGGGCTGTTCATCGCCATCCTGGTCTCCTTCCCCCTGTCACGGTTGCCGGCGCCTTTCAGCAACTGGTTGCCTTTCGTGGTCGCCGTGGTGTTTGCCTATCTGGGGGTGGCGGTGTTCGTCATGCGCCAAAATGACCTGTTTTGGGTCATTCGCTGGGTGGTGCGACCTGAGAGCGAGGCGGCCGGCGAAGGCGGCCAGCGGATGATTTTGCTGGACACCAGCGTCATCATCGACGGTCGGGTGGCCGACATCGCCCGCACCGGCTTCCTTTCGGGAGTGTTGGTCATCCCGCGCTTCGTGCTGCAGGAGTTGCAGCACATTGCCGATTCGCCGGACCCCCTGCGCCGCCAGCGCGGTCGGCGCGGCATGGATATCCTCAACGAACTGATGCAGGACCCCAACATCCCGGTACGCATCACCGACATGGATGTGCGCGATGTGCGGGATGTGGACGACAAGTTGCTCATCCTGGCCCGACAGTTGAAGGCCGCCGTGTTGACCAACGATTACAATCTCAACCGCATTGCCGAGTTGCAGGGCGTTCAGGTGTTGAACATCAACGAACTGGCCAACGCGGTCAAGGCGGTTTACCTCCCCGGCGAAAGTTTGACGGTCGAGGTCATCCAGCCGGGGAAGGAACCGGATCAGGGCGTGGCCTATCTGGAAGACGGCACCATGATCGTGGTGGAACAGGGCGAACCTTATATCGGGCAGGAGATCGAGGTGGTGGTGACCAAGGCCCTGCAGACGGCGGCTGGCCGGATGTTGTTTGCCCGTCCCAAAGAGGAACACCGTTAG